The Ziziphus jujuba cultivar Dongzao chromosome 3, ASM3175591v1 region GTAATGTGTTTGTCTGTGCTTTATGAAACAAAAACATTGATGTTAAAAAATGAGGTTGAAACTTAATGTGCAAACTAGGTCTACACTTCACTCAGGTTTTACCGGTGAAAGGAATCGGGGAACGTGTGCACACAAAATCGTGGTTATAATTGTTTGGTTATGTAGCATTGTGTTTGGTTCAATGGATAGCTTAATATGAGGTAGAAACAATTATGGAAATTATTGATCTCCCATCTATTGGGAGATCCTTCAAAAGGGGGTTGACGAGGGGAATGCCTCCCAGAGGACAAATCACCTATGGTTAAAAGAGGGGTCATATTACAAATGACACTTCTGTTTGATTCGCTGATATGTGCTTGAAATGTAATAGAACTTGACTATAACTTTAGCAACTGATGCAAGATATTTAGTTTCCTGATGCTCACGTATATGTTGGAAATAGAATTATTGCATGGTGCTTGGACATATTACTCATTTAACTtcactttataattttttcagaaCCCATATTCTGTGAATATCCTTCTCGCTGGCTATGACAAGGAGACAGGTCCATCACTGTACTACATAGACTACATTGCTACCCTTCACAAGGTTGACAAGGGAGCATTTGGTTACGGATCCTATTTCTCACTCGCCATGATGGACAGACACTACCACAGTGGCATGTCTGTAGAAGAAGCAATCGATTTGGTTGATAAATGCATCATGGAGATCCGTTCCAGGCTGGTTGTGGCCCCACCAAACTTTGTGATCAAGATTGTTGACAAGGATGGAGCAAGGGAGTATGCTTGGCGTGAGTCCATCAAGGACGCTGGTTTTGTCTCAGCCTGAGGAAGTTTTTACTTGTGTCACCAGACTTGTTTTCTGTTTTACGTTTAATATTTTAGGTTTTTAAGAA contains the following coding sequences:
- the LOC107423100 gene encoding proteasome subunit beta type-2-B, whose amino-acid sequence is MECVFGLVGNGFAIVAADTSAVHSILVHKSNEDKIMVLDSHKLIAASGEPGDRVQFTEYIQKNVALYQFRNGIPLTTAAAANFTRGELATALRKNPYSVNILLAGYDKETGPSLYYIDYIATLHKVDKGAFGYGSYFSLAMMDRHYHSGMSVEEAIDLVDKCIMEIRSRLVVAPPNFVIKIVDKDGAREYAWRESIKDAGFVSA